From Penaeus chinensis breed Huanghai No. 1 chromosome 18, ASM1920278v2, whole genome shotgun sequence, one genomic window encodes:
- the LOC125034848 gene encoding protein odd-skipped-related 2-like has translation MVGAMAVVEGGRVCRRTKREGGRSYVCRVCERRFPRAYLLLVHERTHTPLTCPVCGRTFRRSEHLRMHRETHGGSKRST, from the exons ATGGTGGGCGCCATGGCTGTGGTCGAGGGCGGCCGCGTGTGTCGGCGGACGAAGCGCGAGGGCGGGAGATCTtacgtgtgtcgtgtgtgtgagcGGAGATTCCCGCGGGCGTACCTCCTGCTGGTGCACGAGAGAACTCACACGCCCCTCACCTGCCCCGTCTGCGGCAGGACCTTCAGGCGCTCAGAACACCTCAGGATGCACAG AGAGACACACGGCGGGAGCAAGAGGTCCACATAA